The Desulfococcus multivorans DNA window TTACCGATTCACTGGTCGACGCCGTCAGACGGTTCCATGTTCCCGGAAAGCGGGAAGTGGTTATCATGACCCATTTTGAACACCAATACGAGATTACCCCCCAATCCATGGCCGCGGTCCAGAAATTTCGACGCGCCGGCATGGGGGTTTACAACCAGATGGTCTTCACGTTTCACAACTCGAGAAGGTTCGAAGCCGCCGCCATTCGCCACCGGCTTCGCCTCATCGGCGTTACGCCCTACTACACCTTCAACGCCAAAGGCAAGGAAGAAACCGATGATTACCGGGTTCCCATTGCGCGCCTGCTTCAGGAACAGCACGAGGAGGCTCGGCTGATGCCCGGCACTGTGAGGACGGACGAGATCGTATTCAATGTCCCCAAGCTGGGAAAGAATTACCTTCGTGCGGGACAGCATCACGATATCATCTCGATCCTGCCCGACGGCCGAAGGGTCTATGAATTTCACCCCTGGGAGAAAAAGCTGTCCCTTGTGGACACCTATGTCTATACGGACGTCTCCATATACGATTATCTCGAACGGCTGAAGAAGGCGGGGGAAGACGCTCGTCTATACAGCACCATATGGTATTATTATTGACAGTTACGCAGTAGGGAGCCGTACTTCCCTCATCTCCGTCAACGGCGTGCCGGAATCGGTCAGGCGGCTGCCTTGCCTCTTACCCCGGGTGGCCGCTGTGCATTTCTGCGGATGTTCGGGGCGTTTTCCATACCATTGCCCGGTATGAGGAGGCGATGACGCCTATCGGATATCCTGATCTCCGAAATACAGCGTTCTCCCTACCAATGAAATACACTGTTTTATTTTGCTAAATAGGGTATCATGACATAATACTTTACAAAAAAAACTTTACGGTATAGATCTATACCTTCATAAAGAGGCGATGCCGATTTCTATGATAAAAATATGCATCATATTGAAAAGATGGTTGAAATTATAAGCGCCGGGAATCGTTTCGGCCTTTTCCGGGATTTCGATAGGCGATAAGGCGTACTATGCGCCGATTTTTTGAGGTGTATATTCCCCAATGGCGGACGATCACCTGTCACATGGGAAAGGATTTAGGCAACATCTTAAAAGGAGAAAGGGACATGACAGATTCAAACAGCTGGGACTGGAGCGTCGGCAAGCGGCAGATCGCGGATATCGCCCAGTGGAAAGCCGAGTTCGGGTATGTGGAGGAGCCGTATGCCAGTCCGGACGGTGAAAAAATAGCCGCTGTCATCAAGACGGAGGATATGGAGTTCAGTGCCTGCGAAAACGGGGTCGCCTGGGAAAACACCTTCGACAAACTCTGGTTTCTCAGATATTCGCCGGACAACCGTTTGACAGGGCTGGTTTCGGACGGCGGCGAGTGGACCCTGGCGGTTGACGGGGAAGCCTGGGAAAATCGATATGACTTTGCCTGGAACACGATTTTCGGTCGGGACGGCAAGAGCATGATCATCATGACCCAGGCCGACGGCGAGTATTCCGTTCTCATCAACGACACTCCCTGGGAAGAGACCTTTCCCTACATGACGCAACTCTCCGGGAGCGACGACGGCACCAAGGCCGCGGCGGTGGTGCAGACCGTCAGGTTTTCAGAGGGTGACATCTTTACATTTCAGAAAGGATGTTACACGATAGCGGTGAACGGTGAGGCTTGGGACATGAATTTTGTCAATGTCTATGAGCCGGTTTTCAGTGCCGACAACAAGCGGGTGGCTGCTCAGGTCAGGACAAACCTTTATGACTACACCATCGTGGTGGACGGCGAACCGTGGCCGGTGTCCTATCCTACGGTTTGGAAAGCGGCCTTTTCGCCGGCCGACGGTTCGGTCACCGCACCGGTCAAGACACCGGAGGGGTGGACGTTGGCCCGCGACGGTCAGGTCCTGTGGCATCAGCGGTTTGCCCAGCTCTGGCATCATGCCTACAGCACCAACGGAATGAGCATTGCCGCCATTGTCGCCCCGAAATACGGCCGCTGGACGGTTGCAGTGGACGGCACTCCCTGGAAGACGACCTTTGGCGATCTGGTGACGGATCTCGTCATATCGCCCTCCGGGAAGCGAGTGGGCTGCGTCGGGAAGGACAGCAACCTCTGTACAGTCGCCGTGGATGGGACCCCATGGGATATCAAATGCGACATGGCGTGGGCGCCGGTGTTCAGCCCCGATGACCAGCATGTGGCGGCCAAGATCGAAAAAAACGGTCAGTATACGATCGCTTTGAACGGGAAACCGATGAAAACCCAGTTCAAAAATCTCTGGAATCCAATTTTCAGTCCTGACGGCGAAAAGATATTGATTCGGGCGATCGAGGGTAGCGGGGACAAGGCGGTTTACGTCCGCCGGGTGCTGCCGGTAACTGAAATTATCGGTTGATAAGGAGAGAGACGATGCATACGCTGTATAATTTTGTCAGCGGTCCGCTGGCGTGGCTTGCCTTTATCGTGTTTATCGGGGGAAGTATCTACAAGATCGTGACCATGGCAAGACTTGCCAAGAAAAAGGATTCAGCCGTTTATGAATATTGGGATACGGGCTTCGCACTCCGATCAATCGCTCATTGGAGCATCCCTTTCGCCACAGTGAACTGGCGGAAAAATCCAATCATGACCCTGGTGACCTTCGCTTTCCATATTTCCCTTATTGCGGTGCCGCTGTTTCTGTGCGCCCATGCCCTTCTGTGGAAAGAGGTTTTCGATATCAACTGGTGGTATATCCCCGACGGCATGGCGGATGTGATGACCCTCATCGTGATCGGCGCATGCTTTTATTTCGCCGGCAGGCGGATACTTCGCCCGGATGTCAAATACCTGACATCGACATCCGATTATCTGCTCCTTCTGATGGTAGTGATGCCGTTTTTCACCGGATTCTGGGCCTATCACCAATGGCCGGGATATCGAATGATGTTCATCCTTCACATGCTGTCGGGCGAGTTCGTGTTGGCCGCCATCCCCTTTACCCGCCTGAGTCACATGCTCTACGCCGTTTTCACGAGGGGATACATCGGATCCGAGTTCGGCGCAGTGCGCCATGCGAAGGATTGGTAACGAATTTTTGATTTTTACCCTCAACGATAAGGGAGCAAGAGAATGGGTGAACCTGCATCCAAAATCGAAGTGAAAAATATCAAGGACATCGGCCTGGATGAGGGCGTGGCCCGACTGACGCCCGAGAAGATCGAGACGGTTGTCAATGACGTGATCGATAATGAGACTGGTGCCCGACTTAAGGTTTATGTGGACACCTGCGTTCACTGCGGGCTGTGTTCCGAGGCATGCCATTATTATCTGTCCAACGACAAAAATCCAATTTTCGCGCCGGCGGCCAAGGTCAAACAGACGCTTTGGGAGATCGTGGAAAAGAAAGGTAAGGTCAGTCCGGCCTTCATTCGCCGGGCCGCCGAACTCTGCTATACGGAGTGCAACCTCTGCCGGCGGTGTGCCATGTACTGCCCTTTCGGTATAGACGTCGCCTATATGATGCTGATCATGCGGCGTATCTGCCATAAACTGGGCGTTACGCCTCAGTACATCCAGGACACGGCCCACAGCCATTCCGCCACCATGAACCAGATGTGGGTCAAAGAGGACGAGTGGATCGACACCTTGTTCTGGCAGGAGGAAGAGGCCGGTGAAGAGGTGGAAAACCTGAGAATCCCCCTGGAAAAGGAAGGGGCCGATGTCATGTATTCGGTGATCGGTCCTGAGCCCAAGTTCCGGGCTCAGCTCATTTACCAGGCGGCGGTGATCATGAATGCAGCCGGTGTCGACTGGACAATGCCCGCGACCCCGGGATGGGATAACAGCGACATGGCCATGTACACCGGGGACAACGAAATGATGGCCCGCCTCAAGAAGGAGCATTTCGAAACCGCCATGCGTCTCAAGGTCAAGAGAATCGTCATGGGCGAGTGCGGCCATGCCTTCCGGTCTGTCTATGACATGGGCAACCGGGCACTGGGATGGAAAATGCCGCCGGTGGAGATGGTCCACGCCCTCGAGTTCTATTACGAGCTTTTTAAGGCCGACCGGATCAAGATCAAACATAAATTCGACAAACCGGTGACGCTCCATGATCCATGCAACGTCATTCGGGGCCGCGGTCTCCATGAGATGGCCCGATACGTGGTGAACAAAACCTGCGCCACTTTCATCGAAATGACGCCGAACCGCGAGCACAACTACTGCTGTTGCGCCGGAGGCGGCGTGATCAACTGCGGTCCTCCTTTCCGGGATAAACGGGTGGTCAGCAACCGGGTCAAGGCCGATCAACTCTCCGCCGTAAAGAAAAAGGGCGTCGAGGTCTGTATCGCCCCCTGCCACAATTGCCACGGGGGTCTCGAGGATATCATCCATCACTATCACCTGGGCCTCGAGCTGAAATTCCTGGGAGACATCATTTATGAAATCATGGAGAAACCGGAATAGGCAGGGCCTGGCCCCGGAACGGGGCGATGCTCAACCGGAACCAGACAAAGAGGAGTGTGCCAAATGAATAAGAAGGCTCTGGCAGCATATATCGTTGTCGCGTTTATCGTTTCCGCAATTGCGGCCGTCTCCGGCTTCTCCCGGGAGCAGTGGGAGATCACCAGCGTTCGGGACAGTGCTTTCGGGGTGCGGATGCGTTCCGCAGTGACGTTCAACCATGACGAACATAACGAGAAAGCCGCCATCGAGGACTGTACGGAATGTCATCACAGCTTTGACGAGGATGGTGTCAAGGTGGAGGGAGAATCCACCGAGAGCTTGGAATGCTCCGATTGCCACATGGCCGAGGGACAAACCAAAATGGATCTGATGCGGGCCTATCATCTCAATTGCAAGGGATGCCACGAGGATCAGAAGCTCGGTCCGGTTATGTGCGGAGAGTGTCACCAGAAGAAGAATTGAAATCGGGGCGATCGCCCTCTGTTTAATTTCAGACTGTTGTGATGAGTATCGAGGCGCGCGGGATCGCTGATTTCCTGCGCGCCTTTTTCATGTATCGACCAAAGGAGCGACGCTATGGCGGAAAGGAACGACACCCACAGCAAAACCATCGGCTATATTCTCTGGATATTCGGTTTCACCGGGTCGCACCGATTTTATTACGGCAAACCGGTTTCTGGAACAATCTACTTCTTTACCCTGGGGCTGCTCTTCATCGGATGGATCATTGACCTTTTTCTGATTCCGGCGATGGATCGGGAGGCGGACCTCCGTTTTCGAGAGGGTTTCCTGGACTACAACATCGGGTGGATTCTGCTGACCTTTTTCGGTGTTCTGGGGATCCACCGCTTTTACATGAGAAAATGGATCACCGGAATCCTCTATTTTTTTACCGGCGGGCTTTTCCTGGTTGGGTATGTCTATGACTACTGGACCCTCAACAGCCAGATTGATGAGATCAATGCTTTGTATGGACAGCCGGCCGGTCAGACGTCAGTGCCGTGAATACGGCGGAGAGCATTCTGGAAAATCGGTCGCGGATATGATCCACAAAAGTGACCGGCAGGGCGCTTTGCAATTCATTTCGAATGAACCCGAGGCTTTTCAAGGGGTCGTCGGGAATACGACGGAAGAAGATCCTGGCCTTGCCTGCCAAGGCCAGGGCGTTCATTCGGTCGATAAAGGTTTTTTGAAGGATCAACAATCTGCGGTTGAGTTCGGGATCGTCTCCAATTCGGGGGCTCGTATAAAGGAAGATGATCTCGCCGCTGCTGTCGACGCCGAATCGTTCAACGGCGGCTTCGGGAAAAACGTATTGCTGCGGACAGTCGCTGTCGTCGTTTATCAGATCGGAAAAGATGATGACCCGTTTCTTGATCCGCGAATTCAGGACGGTTTCAAGAAAGCAGTAGAAGGGGGTCGTCAACGGCGTGATGATCCGGGGCGCGATCGTGGCTGTGGTGATGGATTCCACCTGCGGTCTGACGGTGCGATCGAACTGGTCCGGGGAGCCGCAAGCGGTGAGGTCGACCACTGTCGATATTGATGCCGGACCGCATCCGGGATTTCCGAAGGTCGAAATCCGGCAGGAGATCGTCTTCCGCCTGTTAAAGCGCTCGAGTCGCGTCAAAAGGACGTCCTTGAGTTTTTCGAGGGTGTCCTGGTTCATGCTCGCGGATACGTCGATACCCACATGGAACCGTGTCGGTAAGGAGTCCGTCGCACCGGCGAGTTCGGCGGCGATGCGGGGATTAAAGCATTGTATGGATATCAAGGCGCCGGCCAGAAGCAGGATAGACATCAGACCAGCGATGCCCAATGCCCTGGAGAAGGAAAACCATCCGGGACGTTTTCCGCAACGGGGGCACAGATTGCCTGGAGACGGTATGCCGGTGTAACCGCATTTGGTGCACATGAACCGTTTTTTGTAAGGGTGTCTCATGTTGCGTGCTATCCCTCATGACCGTTTATTCAGGTGCTGTGGTTTCAGGCGTCGTCCGTCGTCATCTCCCGCATAAGATGGTATGCCGCCGCCATGATCCGGCGACGCTGTCAGATTCTCTCACCACTCCAACGGAGTTTTGTTTTGAGAACTTCGAAATAATGTCGATCGGGAAGGGTGATCATGTGTATGGGTTGGCATCCTTTCCGGACAATGATGGTATCCTTTTCCGTGATTTCCAGGCCCGCCTGCCCGTCGAAGGTCAGCATGATGTCCGAGGCGCTTTTGTCCAGCTTGAGTTCGATACAGACGGAATCGGGGACGATGATCGGACGGTTGGTCAAGGTGAAAGGGCATATGGGGGTGATGACGATTCCCGGCACCGTGGGGTGGATGATGGGCCCCCCCGCGGCCAGAGAATATCCGGTCGAACCCGTGGGTGTGGAGACGATGAGCCCGTCCGCCCTGAAGGTCGTCAGATATCGGTCGTTGATGGATGTCTTGATGCGGGCCAGTCGGGCCAAGGCG harbors:
- the tmcD gene encoding electron transfer complex subunit TmcD produces the protein MTDSNSWDWSVGKRQIADIAQWKAEFGYVEEPYASPDGEKIAAVIKTEDMEFSACENGVAWENTFDKLWFLRYSPDNRLTGLVSDGGEWTLAVDGEAWENRYDFAWNTIFGRDGKSMIIMTQADGEYSVLINDTPWEETFPYMTQLSGSDDGTKAAAVVQTVRFSEGDIFTFQKGCYTIAVNGEAWDMNFVNVYEPVFSADNKRVAAQVRTNLYDYTIVVDGEPWPVSYPTVWKAAFSPADGSVTAPVKTPEGWTLARDGQVLWHQRFAQLWHHAYSTNGMSIAAIVAPKYGRWTVAVDGTPWKTTFGDLVTDLVISPSGKRVGCVGKDSNLCTVAVDGTPWDIKCDMAWAPVFSPDDQHVAAKIEKNGQYTIALNGKPMKTQFKNLWNPIFSPDGEKILIRAIEGSGDKAVYVRRVLPVTEIIG
- the tmcC gene encoding TmcC family electron transfer complex membrane anchor subunit, whose translation is MHTLYNFVSGPLAWLAFIVFIGGSIYKIVTMARLAKKKDSAVYEYWDTGFALRSIAHWSIPFATVNWRKNPIMTLVTFAFHISLIAVPLFLCAHALLWKEVFDINWWYIPDGMADVMTLIVIGACFYFAGRRILRPDVKYLTSTSDYLLLLMVVMPFFTGFWAYHQWPGYRMMFILHMLSGEFVLAAIPFTRLSHMLYAVFTRGYIGSEFGAVRHAKDW
- the tmcB gene encoding electron transfer complex ferredoxin TmcB, yielding MGEPASKIEVKNIKDIGLDEGVARLTPEKIETVVNDVIDNETGARLKVYVDTCVHCGLCSEACHYYLSNDKNPIFAPAAKVKQTLWEIVEKKGKVSPAFIRRAAELCYTECNLCRRCAMYCPFGIDVAYMMLIMRRICHKLGVTPQYIQDTAHSHSATMNQMWVKEDEWIDTLFWQEEEAGEEVENLRIPLEKEGADVMYSVIGPEPKFRAQLIYQAAVIMNAAGVDWTMPATPGWDNSDMAMYTGDNEMMARLKKEHFETAMRLKVKRIVMGECGHAFRSVYDMGNRALGWKMPPVEMVHALEFYYELFKADRIKIKHKFDKPVTLHDPCNVIRGRGLHEMARYVVNKTCATFIEMTPNREHNYCCCAGGGVINCGPPFRDKRVVSNRVKADQLSAVKKKGVEVCIAPCHNCHGGLEDIIHHYHLGLELKFLGDIIYEIMEKPE
- the tmcA gene encoding acidic tetraheme cytochrome c3 TmcA; translation: MNKKALAAYIVVAFIVSAIAAVSGFSREQWEITSVRDSAFGVRMRSAVTFNHDEHNEKAAIEDCTECHHSFDEDGVKVEGESTESLECSDCHMAEGQTKMDLMRAYHLNCKGCHEDQKLGPVMCGECHQKKN
- a CDS encoding TM2 domain-containing protein is translated as MAERNDTHSKTIGYILWIFGFTGSHRFYYGKPVSGTIYFFTLGLLFIGWIIDLFLIPAMDREADLRFREGFLDYNIGWILLTFFGVLGIHRFYMRKWITGILYFFTGGLFLVGYVYDYWTLNSQIDEINALYGQPAGQTSVP
- a CDS encoding vWA domain-containing protein, with protein sequence MRHPYKKRFMCTKCGYTGIPSPGNLCPRCGKRPGWFSFSRALGIAGLMSILLLAGALISIQCFNPRIAAELAGATDSLPTRFHVGIDVSASMNQDTLEKLKDVLLTRLERFNRRKTISCRISTFGNPGCGPASISTVVDLTACGSPDQFDRTVRPQVESITTATIAPRIITPLTTPFYCFLETVLNSRIKKRVIIFSDLINDDSDCPQQYVFPEAAVERFGVDSSGEIIFLYTSPRIGDDPELNRRLLILQKTFIDRMNALALAGKARIFFRRIPDDPLKSLGFIRNELQSALPVTFVDHIRDRFSRMLSAVFTALTSDRPAVHTKH